The following coding sequences are from one Mesorhizobium onobrychidis window:
- a CDS encoding MaoC family dehydratase: MEDISVEPINLDVLLASVGKEVGVSPWRVVSQRMIDQFADATDDHQFIHCDPERAKRETPFGGTIAHGFLSLSLLSAMTFETMPPLENSKMGVNHGFDSLRFLAPVKTGARIRTRFVLADVKVRPSGWVQTAHDVTIEIEGSKKPALTARWLTLTLIERQPEAA; this comes from the coding sequence ATGGAGGACATCAGCGTGGAACCGATCAATCTCGATGTGCTTCTGGCCAGCGTCGGCAAAGAGGTCGGCGTGTCGCCGTGGCGGGTCGTCTCACAGCGCATGATCGACCAGTTCGCCGATGCCACCGACGACCACCAGTTCATCCATTGCGATCCGGAGCGCGCCAAGCGCGAGACGCCGTTCGGCGGCACCATCGCGCATGGCTTCCTGTCGCTTTCGCTTTTATCGGCGATGACCTTCGAGACCATGCCGCCGCTCGAAAACAGCAAGATGGGCGTCAATCATGGCTTCGATTCGCTGCGCTTCCTGGCGCCGGTGAAGACCGGCGCGCGCATCCGCACCCGTTTCGTGCTGGCCGACGTCAAGGTCAGGCCGTCGGGCTGGGTGCAGACGGCGCATGATGTGACCATCGAGATCGAGGGTTCGAAAAAACCGGCGCTGACTGCGCGCTGGCTGACGCTGACATTGATCGAACGCCAGCCAGAAGCGGCTTGA
- a CDS encoding SDR family oxidoreductase codes for MSYLDELFSVAGKTALVTGAATGIGRMAATALVRAGATVMIASRKGEDCIKVAGELNSLGSSGRAEGFAGDVSSEAGIAALVAEVKARTERLNILVNNAGVSWGAPLESFPYHAWAKVFGVNVTAVFHLTRELLPLLDAAASDADPARVINLGSVMGTQPLADDAYSYSASKAAVHHLTRTLAIEFAARRITVNAFAPGPFQSRMTAFATATEDQAKHVGGHVPIGRIGAPDDIAGATLYLCSRAGSYITGAILPIDGGQSVQHGLTLFKE; via the coding sequence ATGAGCTATCTGGACGAGCTGTTTTCGGTAGCCGGCAAGACCGCGCTGGTGACGGGGGCTGCGACAGGCATCGGCCGCATGGCGGCGACCGCTTTGGTCAGGGCCGGCGCCACCGTGATGATCGCCTCGCGCAAGGGCGAGGATTGCATCAAGGTCGCCGGCGAACTGAACAGCCTCGGCAGCTCCGGCCGGGCCGAGGGCTTTGCCGGCGACGTCTCCAGCGAGGCGGGCATCGCGGCGCTGGTTGCCGAGGTCAAGGCGCGGACGGAGCGGCTGAACATCTTGGTCAACAATGCCGGCGTTTCCTGGGGCGCGCCGCTGGAAAGCTTCCCCTACCATGCCTGGGCCAAGGTGTTCGGTGTCAACGTCACCGCCGTCTTCCATCTGACGCGCGAGCTTCTGCCGCTGCTCGACGCCGCCGCCAGCGATGCCGATCCGGCCCGGGTGATCAATCTGGGTTCGGTGATGGGCACGCAGCCGCTAGCCGACGACGCCTACTCCTACTCTGCCTCGAAGGCTGCTGTTCACCATCTGACGCGCACCTTGGCGATCGAGTTCGCCGCCCGCCGCATCACCGTCAACGCGTTCGCGCCCGGCCCCTTCCAGAGCCGGATGACCGCCTTCGCCACCGCGACCGAGGACCAGGCCAAGCATGTCGGCGGCCATGTTCCGATCGGCCGCATCGGCGCGCCGGATGACATTGCCGGCGCAACGCTCTATTTGTGCAGCCGTGCCGGCAGCTATATCACCGGCGCCATCCTGCCGATCGATGGCGGGCAGTCGGTGCAGCATGGGCTGACACTGTTCAAGGAATGA